In a single window of the Candidatus Kaiserbacteria bacterium genome:
- a CDS encoding sigma-70 family RNA polymerase sigma factor: protein MSKKTSEHELEPYAERASIYIFQGDARKFKLLKPAEEYALAIENQNGNKAARERLILCNLRLVVNQARKFSRSPEQFADFAQCGSLGLLKAVKHFDPKRGIRFSTYAYNWINSAIFKAFYKSSAVLISQSIWADMRRILKAEYALMVAEPEKNVTNRRIAEKLGLPEKRVRELRGSYRAYSMDSEHGDRDESTLHDTIADTKQDVPKSVANRDLISKLLSLIDHAKIAEKKKPLVREALIRKFGLTNCGIDDCYEQTITEIAEAMNITPREVLACLKLGQRVLRQLGKKLVE from the coding sequence GTGAGCAAAAAAACTAGCGAGCATGAACTCGAGCCGTATGCAGAAAGAGCATCGATTTATATATTTCAAGGAGATGCTAGAAAATTTAAACTTCTGAAACCCGCGGAGGAATATGCACTGGCAATAGAAAACCAAAATGGAAATAAAGCGGCGCGAGAGAGACTCATTCTCTGTAACCTGCGTCTCGTTGTGAACCAGGCGCGAAAGTTTAGTCGATCACCAGAGCAATTTGCTGATTTTGCACAATGTGGAAGTCTTGGATTACTCAAGGCGGTCAAGCATTTTGATCCGAAAAGAGGTATACGATTTTCGACCTATGCCTATAATTGGATAAATAGTGCCATCTTCAAGGCATTTTACAAATCATCGGCAGTGCTGATATCGCAAAGTATCTGGGCCGACATGCGTCGCATACTCAAAGCTGAATATGCACTCATGGTAGCGGAGCCTGAGAAAAATGTAACCAATCGGCGCATTGCAGAAAAACTTGGTCTTCCTGAAAAGCGCGTACGAGAACTTCGAGGAAGTTATCGTGCGTATTCAATGGATAGTGAGCATGGAGATAGAGATGAAAGTACCTTGCATGACACTATTGCGGATACAAAACAAGATGTACCAAAGTCTGTTGCGAATAGGGATCTCATTTCGAAACTACTTTCGTTAATTGACCATGCGAAGATAGCAGAAAAAAAGAAACCCTTGGTGCGAGAAGCGCTTATACGAAAGTTCGGCCTTACGAATTGTGGTATTGATGATTGTTATGAACAAACAATCACTGAGATTGCTGAAGCAATGAACATAACACCACGAGAGGTTTTGGCCTGTTTGAAACTAGGCCAGCGGGTACTCAGACAACTCGGAAAAAAACTAGTCGAATAA
- the pyk gene encoding pyruvate kinase, which yields MWGLTQNPDFVTLSFVRNAADIHLLRKLINKDKKRQIMIVAKIETKYAIENLQEIIDATDAVMVARGDLAIEVPPEKVPLLQKRIIRAANLAGKPVITATQMLDSMKTEATPTRAEVSDIANAILDGTDAIMLSDETAIGVHPERPVEVMSRVAREVETDAFFSERMTQWEFKAKETYEALGKSVAKTVITTDAKAIVTFSESGLTSRMVARYKPIVPIFVLTPNKAAYAQSLISFGCEPVLIHKVQNLADAQKVARKVLSEYNVATKGDVFVLGAGIPFGSSGATNMMLVERI from the coding sequence GTGTGGGGACTCACACAGAATCCTGACTTTGTTACTCTTTCCTTTGTGCGAAATGCAGCAGACATTCATCTGCTTCGAAAACTCATTAACAAGGACAAGAAACGACAAATCATGATTGTTGCAAAAATTGAGACGAAGTATGCTATCGAAAACTTGCAGGAAATTATCGATGCAACCGATGCAGTGATGGTAGCTCGTGGCGACCTTGCTATTGAAGTTCCTCCAGAAAAGGTACCTCTTCTCCAAAAGCGCATCATTCGTGCTGCAAACCTTGCAGGAAAGCCAGTCATTACTGCCACACAGATGCTCGACTCAATGAAGACAGAGGCAACACCTACGCGTGCTGAAGTAAGCGATATCGCAAACGCAATCCTCGATGGTACTGATGCCATCATGCTTTCTGATGAAACCGCAATCGGTGTTCATCCTGAGCGTCCTGTGGAGGTAATGTCACGAGTTGCGCGTGAAGTAGAGACAGATGCATTCTTTAGCGAACGAATGACCCAGTGGGAATTCAAAGCAAAAGAGACGTACGAGGCACTTGGAAAGTCGGTTGCAAAGACAGTTATCACCACCGATGCAAAGGCTATTGTAACCTTTAGTGAAAGTGGTCTCACAAGCCGTATGGTAGCAAGATACAAGCCGATTGTGCCAATCTTTGTACTCACACCCAACAAGGCAGCATATGCTCAGAGTCTTATATCTTTCGGATGTGAACCAGTACTTATTCATAAAGTACAGAATCTCGCTGATGCGCAAAAGGTGGCGCGTAAGGTACTCTCTGAGTACAATGTCGCGACTAAGGGGGATGTGTTTGTACTCGGCGCGGGAATTCCCTTTGGAAGTTCTGGTGCAACCAATATGATGCTCGTTGAGCGAATCTAA
- a CDS encoding ABC transporter ATP-binding protein — protein sequence MHTETKEIEMKLALSRPFAFMKHVSHAHAKWLFGVLLVIFVAELAGTSIPYIFKMFIDTAGEIGRGEAVQTDIWLVVILFPLMTALTFVSWRLSGFIGMEWASRANATAYKTLFGYLAHHSHAYFADRFAGSLSSKISHASEGVQSLFEAFMWSYVPSVLGLIFTVGFIWFSSPTIAFIFIGLIVILVPLNIVLARLRRPHVVEFSAQATRARGYAVDAISNMAAIRQYVRMDEEKNAFEAHIDEMRRLNIKQWRISEWGLLLNNAIIVLFEAAMLFISVKLWISTQLTTGELIMIATLMMNVQSTLVFIGMSMNGFIRRYAEIEEGLTDIIVPHEILDTEGAVPLVVREGAIVCDHVHFAYGNEPVFKDFSLAIRSGERVGLVGTSGAGKTTLVSLLLRQHEVQEGNISIDGQNISMITQDSLRNHIAIVPQEPLLFHRSIRENIAYGKPQATQEEIENAAEKAQAHTFISAISEGYDTLVGERGVKLSGGQKQRIAIARAILKNSPILILDEATSALDSESEVAIQKALQELMKGKTVIAIAHRLSTLREMDRIVVLENGAIIEDGTHETLANAGGTYARLWEHQAGGFLTE from the coding sequence ATGCATACCGAAACGAAAGAAATAGAAATGAAGCTGGCTTTGAGTCGGCCGTTTGCTTTCATGAAGCATGTCTCGCACGCGCACGCGAAGTGGCTTTTTGGTGTACTCCTCGTGATTTTTGTGGCGGAACTCGCGGGTACGAGTATTCCGTATATTTTCAAGATGTTTATTGATACGGCGGGCGAGATAGGGCGCGGCGAAGCAGTGCAGACCGACATCTGGCTCGTGGTGATTCTTTTTCCACTCATGACCGCACTCACATTTGTCTCATGGCGCTTGAGTGGTTTTATTGGTATGGAGTGGGCAAGTCGCGCAAACGCCACTGCGTACAAGACACTCTTCGGGTACCTCGCGCACCACAGCCACGCGTACTTTGCCGATCGATTTGCTGGCTCCCTCTCAAGCAAGATAAGTCATGCGAGTGAGGGGGTACAGTCGCTTTTTGAGGCATTTATGTGGAGTTACGTCCCCTCAGTTCTCGGACTTATTTTTACGGTGGGATTTATCTGGTTTTCGAGTCCGACTATCGCCTTTATCTTCATCGGACTCATTGTAATTCTCGTGCCGCTCAATATCGTGCTTGCGCGCCTTCGACGCCCGCATGTGGTGGAGTTTTCGGCACAGGCAACAAGAGCACGTGGCTACGCCGTGGATGCTATTTCCAACATGGCCGCCATTCGCCAGTACGTGCGGATGGATGAAGAAAAAAACGCCTTTGAAGCGCATATCGACGAGATGCGTCGTCTCAATATAAAACAATGGCGCATCAGTGAGTGGGGGCTTTTGCTCAATAATGCCATTATTGTGCTCTTTGAGGCTGCGATGCTTTTTATATCGGTGAAGCTTTGGATAAGTACACAACTCACCACGGGTGAACTCATTATGATTGCAACACTCATGATGAATGTGCAGAGTACCTTGGTCTTTATTGGTATGAGTATGAACGGTTTTATTCGTCGCTATGCAGAAATTGAAGAAGGACTTACTGATATCATCGTGCCCCACGAGATTCTCGATACCGAAGGCGCAGTGCCACTTGTTGTGCGGGAAGGAGCAATAGTGTGCGACCATGTGCATTTTGCATATGGAAATGAACCGGTATTTAAAGATTTTTCTCTCGCCATACGCTCGGGCGAGCGGGTGGGGCTTGTGGGTACAAGTGGCGCCGGCAAGACCACTCTTGTCTCACTTCTTCTTCGTCAACACGAAGTGCAAGAAGGAAATATCAGTATTGATGGACAAAACATCAGTATGATTACACAGGATTCACTCCGCAACCACATCGCCATTGTGCCTCAGGAGCCACTCCTCTTTCACCGTTCTATCCGCGAAAATATTGCGTATGGCAAGCCCCAAGCTACACAAGAAGAAATAGAAAACGCAGCAGAGAAGGCTCAGGCACATACCTTTATTTCAGCAATCAGTGAGGGGTACGACACGCTGGTGGGTGAGCGTGGGGTGAAACTCTCGGGTGGGCAAAAGCAACGTATTGCGATTGCTCGGGCTATTTTAAAAAACTCCCCAATACTGATTCTCGACGAGGCTACGAGTGCACTTGATAGTGAAAGCGAAGTGGCAATACAAAAGGCACTGCAGGAACTCATGAAAGGGAAGACAGTGATTGCGATTGCACATCGTCTTTCAACACTTCGCGAAATGGATAGAATTGTCGTCCTCGAAAACGGTGCTATTATCGAAGATGGGACTCACGAAACCCTCGCAAATGCTGGAGGCACCTACGCCCGTCTCTGGGAACATCAAGCCGGAGGCTTTTTGACAGAGTAG
- a CDS encoding TraR/DksA C4-type zinc finger protein, whose product MEQKKANLFRRRESKVRILKRGGEQALSHSYYDVTRIDFALKRIEEGQYGLCTSCGVPIQEERLQIIPETPFCAHCAKLIEVQ is encoded by the coding sequence TTGGAGCAGAAGAAGGCAAACCTTTTTCGGCGGCGTGAATCGAAGGTGCGTATTCTCAAAAGGGGTGGCGAACAAGCACTTTCGCACTCCTATTACGATGTTACGCGAATTGATTTTGCTCTCAAGCGTATCGAAGAAGGTCAGTATGGCCTTTGCACGAGCTGTGGGGTGCCGATCCAAGAAGAGCGCCTCCAGATTATTCCGGAAACCCCGTTTTGCGCACATTGCGCAAAACTCATAGAAGTACAGTAG
- a CDS encoding CopG family transcriptional regulator: MNQKLLETNESNRSVISVHTKPETSKRLDALSLLTRRSKSFLANDAIERYLAEEEAFVASVHRGVVDAEAGHVLSTTEARTQLRATLDTQIKKT; the protein is encoded by the coding sequence ATGAATCAAAAACTTTTGGAAACAAACGAAAGCAACCGTTCGGTTATTTCCGTTCATACAAAACCTGAGACGAGTAAGAGACTAGACGCCCTCTCTTTACTCACTCGTCGTTCGAAGTCGTTTCTTGCAAACGATGCTATTGAACGATATCTCGCAGAAGAGGAGGCTTTTGTAGCGTCGGTACATCGAGGTGTTGTCGATGCTGAGGCAGGACATGTATTGTCGACCACTGAGGCACGGACACAACTCCGAGCAACACTTGATACGCAGATTAAGAAGACATGA
- a CDS encoding type II toxin-antitoxin system RelE/ParE family toxin: MKIYWTNESLSEISIILEYIAKENLSASVSLVDSIFDRVEEVLVDNPKAGRPGRVDGTRELVIHSSYIVVYRINSHSIEILTVRHTARLWPNNF, translated from the coding sequence ATGAAAATCTATTGGACCAATGAGTCCCTCTCTGAAATTTCGATTATCCTTGAATACATTGCAAAAGAGAATCTATCAGCATCTGTATCTCTGGTGGACAGTATCTTTGACCGAGTTGAAGAGGTATTAGTCGATAATCCAAAAGCAGGACGACCGGGTAGAGTAGACGGGACGCGAGAACTCGTAATACACTCTTCGTATATTGTTGTATATCGTATCAATTCTCACTCCATCGAGATACTCACCGTTCGGCATACTGCACGACTTTGGCCCAACAATTTTTAA
- a CDS encoding TVP38/TMEM64 family protein: MASTYFAQIYSGELVLLVGEKRLLGIVAYTLVAVLTTVIAPLNSIPLMPIATNIWGPIITALASIVGWLIGALIAFGISRKYGRGLVEKIFSREKVDAFEKRVPQQNLFWSIVFLRMAVPVDMLSYILGLFSTISWTTYTFATLIGITPFAFVLAYTGMLPFRYQVMGMAVALIALFTLYKRK; the protein is encoded by the coding sequence TTGGCTTCCACTTATTTCGCTCAAATCTATTCTGGCGAACTTGTGCTTTTGGTTGGTGAAAAAAGATTATTAGGAATAGTTGCGTATACACTTGTCGCAGTACTCACTACGGTTATTGCTCCTCTCAACAGTATCCCCCTTATGCCGATAGCGACAAACATTTGGGGACCTATCATTACGGCTCTTGCGAGTATTGTGGGTTGGCTCATTGGTGCTCTCATTGCATTTGGCATAAGTAGAAAGTACGGTCGTGGTTTAGTTGAAAAGATTTTCTCAAGGGAAAAGGTGGATGCTTTTGAAAAAAGAGTTCCACAACAAAATCTCTTTTGGTCTATTGTGTTCTTGCGGATGGCAGTGCCTGTAGACATGCTCAGTTACATACTTGGTCTTTTTAGTACTATTTCATGGACAACGTATACGTTTGCAACGCTCATCGGGATAACACCTTTTGCCTTTGTTCTCGCATATACGGGTATGCTCCCCTTCCGTTACCAGGTCATGGGGATGGCGGTAGCGCTGATTGCACTCTTTACTCTGTATAAGAGAAAATAG
- the tsaD gene encoding tRNA (adenosine(37)-N6)-threonylcarbamoyltransferase complex transferase subunit TsaD, whose protein sequence is MIILSIETSCDETAVSIVEATGDFPHATYHILGNALFSQIDLHREYGGVFPALAKREHAKTLVPMLIRALEEAGLLEARVHTLTSEESETLQTILYREPGLGDTFTEFLQSYAVPKVDLIAVTSGPGLEPALWVGINFARALSYAWEIPVVPINHMEGHVLSSIFTTDSIPAIPFPALALLISGGHTELVLMEEWLSFKKIGETRDDAVGEAFDKVARMLGLPYPGGPEIGVHAARARAENLPAFATLPRPMIDADNLDFSFSGLKTSVRYAIEGKTLSENDVDAIARDFEDAVTAVLLKKSERAIDAHGIHTLIVGGGVSANTYIRETFTSFFKHEYPDLALYFPPKNLSTDNSVMIALAGHAQSAHAQAYSALADLKADGNLSLET, encoded by the coding sequence ATGATAATTCTTAGTATTGAGACGTCGTGTGATGAAACGGCAGTGAGCATTGTGGAGGCAACGGGTGATTTCCCTCATGCCACCTATCACATACTCGGTAATGCACTTTTTTCACAAATTGATTTACATCGTGAGTACGGTGGTGTCTTCCCTGCACTTGCTAAGCGGGAGCATGCAAAGACGCTGGTACCGATGCTCATACGTGCTCTAGAAGAAGCAGGGCTTCTTGAGGCTCGCGTGCACACGCTTACCTCAGAAGAATCTGAAACACTTCAGACAATCCTCTACCGTGAGCCAGGGCTGGGTGATACCTTTACTGAATTTCTCCAATCGTATGCGGTGCCGAAAGTTGACCTCATTGCAGTCACGAGCGGCCCGGGGCTGGAGCCTGCACTCTGGGTCGGTATCAACTTTGCTCGAGCACTTTCATACGCATGGGAAATCCCCGTAGTTCCTATTAATCACATGGAGGGACACGTACTTTCCTCCATTTTCACCACAGACAGCATCCCTGCTATTCCCTTTCCTGCGCTCGCGCTCCTTATCTCAGGTGGACACACCGAACTCGTCCTTATGGAAGAATGGCTCTCGTTTAAAAAGATTGGTGAAACACGTGATGATGCAGTGGGGGAAGCATTTGATAAAGTGGCGCGTATGCTCGGACTTCCCTATCCGGGTGGGCCAGAGATTGGCGTGCATGCTGCGCGAGCGCGTGCAGAAAATCTCCCCGCATTTGCTACCCTTCCTCGCCCAATGATTGATGCTGACAATCTTGATTTTTCATTCTCTGGACTCAAGACTTCCGTACGCTACGCTATAGAGGGCAAGACGTTAAGCGAAAATGATGTCGATGCTATCGCGCGTGATTTTGAAGATGCGGTCACTGCTGTCCTCTTGAAAAAATCAGAGCGTGCGATTGATGCTCATGGTATTCACACACTCATTGTGGGGGGTGGTGTATCTGCAAACACATACATTCGCGAAACCTTCACTTCGTTTTTCAAGCATGAATATCCCGACCTCGCACTCTACTTTCCTCCAAAAAATCTTTCGACCGACAATAGTGTGATGATTGCGCTCGCTGGACATGCGCAAAGTGCACATGCACAGGCATACAGTGCGCTTGCCGACCTCAAAGCAGATGGAAATCTTTCGCTTGAGACATAG
- a CDS encoding valine--tRNA ligase, giving the protein MSEQEKDTQQTAHIPEIFLQPYNAQEHEEKTYAFWEESGYFNPDTCIKDGIADETKEAFSIVLPPPNVTGTLHMGHAAMLAIEDILVRYNRMQGKPTLWLPGTDSAAIATQSKVEKMIYKEEGKSRYDLGRDELLRRIYAFAEESKNTIINQTKHMGSSLDWSRYAFTLDDARYKAVTTAFKRMYDAGLIYRGARIVNWDPKGQTTISDDEIVYEERTTTMYTFTYSKDFPIPISTTRPETKVGDTAVAVHPDDERYKAYVGKEYDVVFCDVPLHITVVADEHVEKDFGTGALGVTPAHSQVDWEIADRHNLARPQVINEYAKMTVDGRLNGMKVGEARESVVAFLREEGLLQKEEVISQNVSTAERTGAIIEPLPKLQWWIDVNKEFTMGHSEIPGITEGDTVTLKTLMHTAVAGGGITLFPDRFERVYDNWINNLRDWCISRQIWYGHRIPVWYKGALGQGIDTNGGEIYCGITAPEGEGWEQDPDTLDTWFSSGLWTFSTLGWPNETADMKRYHPTTLLETGYDILFFWVARMVLLSTFHLGQVPFKHVYLHGLVRDAKGKKMSKSLGNVIDPLDMIEKYGADATRLSLIIGAAPGNDVPLAEDKVRGYKHFANKVWNISRFILTNIADADLSFSPTLSPRDTEILTGLHTAVAEITTDIEKYHLYLAAEKAYHYVWHELADVILEESKPILNGEDTGARAARQYVLRECLITSLKILHPFMPFVTETIWQHLPDSIRGDERKRAV; this is encoded by the coding sequence ATGAGTGAACAAGAAAAAGACACGCAGCAAACTGCGCACATTCCCGAGATTTTTTTACAGCCCTATAATGCCCAAGAGCATGAGGAGAAGACCTATGCATTCTGGGAAGAATCTGGGTATTTTAATCCCGACACCTGCATCAAAGATGGAATTGCTGATGAAACAAAAGAGGCTTTTTCTATCGTCCTCCCTCCGCCAAATGTAACCGGCACACTTCACATGGGGCATGCCGCTATGCTCGCTATCGAGGACATTCTCGTGCGATACAATCGTATGCAAGGGAAACCAACACTCTGGCTCCCCGGTACCGACTCCGCTGCTATTGCGACGCAGTCAAAGGTGGAGAAAATGATATACAAGGAAGAAGGCAAAAGTCGTTACGACTTAGGACGTGATGAACTCCTGCGCCGTATATATGCATTTGCCGAAGAAAGCAAAAACACCATAATCAATCAGACGAAGCACATGGGTTCCTCACTCGATTGGAGTCGCTACGCATTCACTCTCGATGATGCGCGGTATAAAGCAGTTACAACTGCATTCAAGCGCATGTATGATGCGGGACTTATTTATCGCGGTGCGCGTATTGTGAACTGGGACCCAAAGGGTCAGACCACTATTTCTGATGATGAGATTGTATACGAGGAGCGCACAACAACGATGTACACGTTTACATACAGCAAGGACTTCCCTATTCCTATCTCAACTACACGCCCCGAAACCAAAGTAGGTGACACTGCTGTTGCTGTACATCCTGATGATGAGCGGTACAAAGCATACGTGGGCAAGGAGTATGATGTGGTCTTTTGTGATGTACCACTCCATATCACCGTGGTTGCTGATGAGCATGTTGAAAAAGACTTTGGGACCGGTGCACTCGGTGTTACCCCTGCACACAGCCAAGTGGACTGGGAGATTGCAGACCGTCATAATCTTGCGCGCCCACAAGTAATCAATGAGTATGCAAAAATGACGGTAGACGGCCGCCTTAACGGTATGAAGGTCGGTGAGGCACGTGAGAGTGTTGTTGCATTTCTTCGTGAGGAAGGACTTCTTCAAAAGGAAGAAGTCATTTCGCAAAACGTCTCCACCGCAGAGCGCACGGGCGCAATCATTGAGCCGCTTCCGAAATTGCAATGGTGGATTGATGTGAACAAGGAATTCACCATGGGGCACTCAGAAATTCCTGGAATTACAGAAGGCGACACGGTCACTCTCAAAACCCTTATGCATACCGCTGTGGCCGGTGGTGGTATTACTCTTTTTCCTGACCGTTTTGAACGTGTATACGACAACTGGATTAATAATCTTCGCGACTGGTGTATTTCCCGCCAAATCTGGTATGGCCATCGTATTCCTGTGTGGTATAAAGGTGCCCTGGGGCAGGGCATCGATACAAATGGTGGAGAAATATACTGTGGTATTACTGCGCCAGAAGGCGAAGGCTGGGAGCAAGATCCCGACACACTCGACACCTGGTTCTCTTCAGGTCTTTGGACATTCTCGACACTCGGCTGGCCTAATGAAACCGCCGACATGAAGCGATACCATCCCACCACACTGCTCGAGACAGGGTACGATATCCTCTTCTTTTGGGTAGCGCGTATGGTGCTCCTGAGCACATTCCACCTCGGGCAAGTGCCCTTTAAACATGTGTACCTTCACGGCCTTGTACGTGATGCAAAGGGGAAGAAAATGTCGAAATCACTCGGCAATGTAATAGACCCTCTCGATATGATAGAAAAGTATGGTGCTGATGCCACACGTCTTTCACTCATCATTGGTGCCGCACCCGGAAACGATGTACCACTTGCTGAAGACAAGGTGCGTGGATACAAGCACTTTGCAAACAAAGTCTGGAACATCAGTCGTTTCATCCTTACCAACATCGCTGATGCGGACTTGAGTTTCTCCCCCACTCTTTCACCACGTGACACCGAGATACTTACCGGACTCCATACTGCAGTTGCAGAAATAACTACCGATATTGAAAAATACCATCTCTACCTCGCGGCGGAAAAAGCTTATCACTACGTCTGGCACGAACTTGCAGACGTCATACTCGAAGAATCAAAACCAATATTGAATGGGGAGGATACTGGTGCTCGTGCTGCGCGCCAATACGTGCTTCGTGAATGTCTCATTACCTCCCTCAAGATTCTTCATCCCTTCATGCCGTTTGTAACCGAAACAATTTGGCAACATCTTCCAGATAGCATACGCGGAGATGAGCGCAAGAGGGCTGTGTGA
- a CDS encoding PrsW family intramembrane metalloprotease yields MGSLNFAIAFLAGLIPALFWLWFWLREDRAHPEPKALLATSFVAGMLIVPLVLPLQQFAMERFDGDNLIFVWVIIEEVLKYSAALIVVLWNKAVDEPIDAIIYMLTIALGFSALENAFFIFNPLQDGEFANSFITGNFRFLGATLLHVLASSTVGVAMALSYYARSWVKVLVATFGLFLAVILHALFNFSIMDASGGTVLVVFMFVWMGIVVLFILFEKVKLLEKKHRRII; encoded by the coding sequence ATGGGTTCGCTCAACTTTGCCATCGCCTTTCTTGCAGGACTTATTCCTGCACTTTTTTGGCTGTGGTTTTGGCTCCGTGAAGATAGGGCACATCCCGAGCCAAAGGCACTTCTCGCCACATCATTCGTCGCCGGAATGCTCATCGTACCGCTCGTGCTTCCCCTTCAGCAATTCGCCATGGAGCGCTTCGACGGCGACAACCTGATTTTTGTATGGGTAATTATTGAAGAAGTATTAAAGTACTCTGCGGCACTCATTGTGGTGCTCTGGAACAAAGCAGTCGACGAACCCATCGACGCAATCATCTACATGCTCACGATTGCACTCGGTTTTTCTGCACTCGAAAACGCCTTTTTCATTTTTAATCCACTCCAAGATGGTGAATTTGCCAACTCATTCATTACCGGCAATTTCCGTTTCCTTGGTGCCACACTTCTTCATGTACTTGCCTCAAGTACGGTAGGTGTCGCGATGGCACTTTCATACTATGCACGTAGTTGGGTAAAGGTACTCGTTGCTACCTTTGGTTTATTCCTTGCTGTCATATTGCATGCACTCTTTAATTTCTCTATAATGGATGCAAGCGGTGGTACCGTCCTCGTTGTCTTTATGTTTGTCTGGATGGGTATTGTCGTCCTCTTTATTCTCTTTGAAAAAGTGAAGTTACTAGAAAAAAAGCATCGTCGCATAATATGA
- a CDS encoding Hsp20/alpha crystallin family protein, whose translation MKKPSFLERITGSIKLDASSDDGFGEAQNFEKADVPEDDTIDQETWRQQDEEEQDGELPIDMYQTRDTVVIRALVAGVSPEDLNISITRDMVTLKGLREEVQEAPDEDYYHRELFWGSFSRSIVLPEEIVIDEAEAREKHGLLEIILPKLDKGRSARLTVKSHHLVK comes from the coding sequence ATGAAAAAACCATCATTTCTCGAACGTATTACTGGCTCAATTAAACTCGATGCATCGTCTGATGATGGATTTGGAGAGGCACAAAATTTTGAAAAGGCCGATGTCCCTGAAGATGACACCATAGACCAAGAAACCTGGCGTCAACAAGACGAGGAGGAACAAGATGGTGAACTTCCTATTGATATGTATCAAACACGAGATACCGTAGTGATTCGAGCTCTTGTAGCGGGTGTAAGCCCTGAAGATCTCAATATCTCTATCACCCGCGATATGGTAACTCTCAAGGGTCTTCGTGAAGAAGTACAGGAAGCACCTGACGAAGACTACTACCATCGAGAACTCTTCTGGGGCTCCTTCTCACGTTCTATCGTCCTTCCTGAGGAAATTGTCATTGATGAAGCAGAAGCGCGCGAGAAACATGGCCTTCTTGAAATTATTTTACCAAAGCTGGACAAAGGTCGCAGTGCTCGACTTACCGTAAAGAGCCATCACCTCGTGAAGTAA
- a CDS encoding endonuclease/exonuclease/phosphatase family protein, with translation MKILCLNTWYGGKLKNEITQFFHSHARSVDIFCLQETVDAFDTIVEPFLDSYTRIQHAKSISEQESYTLSILIRKDIKIHEHGTILSAIPKTGLDQWVIVERGNEKYWICNFHGIAYPGEKEDNPERLFASRALIEKGAHYTLPRIIMGDFNLLPTTESITMFDSEGYRDLIKEYEIKTTRNEHTWNRYPEKKLLHSDYAFVKGDVRVEAFSVLPDIVSDHQPLMLDVSVV, from the coding sequence ATGAAAATACTTTGTCTGAATACGTGGTATGGGGGAAAACTAAAAAATGAGATTACCCAATTTTTTCATTCACACGCACGCTCCGTTGATATTTTTTGTCTACAAGAAACAGTTGACGCATTTGATACTATCGTCGAACCTTTTCTTGATTCATATACACGTATTCAGCATGCAAAATCAATATCAGAGCAAGAAAGTTATACTCTTTCAATATTAATACGCAAAGATATTAAGATTCATGAACACGGGACGATACTTTCTGCTATACCAAAGACAGGACTTGATCAGTGGGTCATAGTCGAACGAGGTAACGAAAAATACTGGATTTGTAATTTTCATGGTATTGCGTATCCAGGCGAAAAAGAAGATAATCCCGAACGTCTATTTGCATCGAGGGCACTCATTGAGAAAGGTGCGCACTATACTCTTCCCCGTATTATTATGGGAGACTTTAATCTTCTTCCAACCACAGAAAGTATTACCATGTTTGATAGCGAAGGATACCGTGACCTTATCAAAGAGTATGAGATCAAGACGACACGGAATGAACATACGTGGAACCGGTATCCAGAAAAAAAGTTATTGCACTCTGATTATGCGTTTGTGAAGGGTGATGTGCGTGTAGAAGCATTTTCGGTTCTCCCTGATATTGTTTCGGATCATCAGCCACTCATGCTCGACGTGAGTGTCGTGTAA